ACCCTCACGAACATCATCACCACTTAAGTTCTCTTCTTTGTCTTTAACCAAACTTGATTTACGAGCGTAATCATTTATCAATCTAGTCAAAGCAATTCTAAAACCTTGCATATGAGTCCCGCCATCAGGGTTAGTGATGTTGTTTGCAAAAGCTACACAATGCTCATTGAAGTTCTCGGTGTATTGAAGAGCAAGCTCTACAACAACCTCTTGATTCTCACCTTCACATTGAAAAATACCTTTGTGGATAGGAGTACGAGATTCGTTTAAATATCTAACATAGCTCAAAAGCCCATCAGGACTGTGATACTCTTCGGTGCGATGAGCGTTGTCTTCATCGAGTCTCTCATCAGTAAAAATTATTCTAAGTCCCTTGTTCAAAAAAGCCATCTCTCGAAAAGCATTAGCTAGGGTTTCGCGATTAAACTTAGGCATAAACAATTCGCCATCAGCATTCGTTTCTTTGAAAATATTTTTATCAGGCCAAAATCTAACTAAAGTGCCACTCTTGTCAGTCTTGCCAGTCTTGCCTTTCTTTTTAAGTGGAGCGCTTGGGGCACCAACTGGAATGCCACTACCTTTAAATTCAACGAAATATACATTGCCATCTTTGTAGACTTCAACGTGCATTTTCTCTGAAACTGCATTAACGCAACTTGCACCAACACCATGAAGACCACCTGATACTTTGTAACTAGAGTCTTCGCCACCGAATTTACCACCAGCGTGTAGTACCGTAAATACAGTCTCAACACCAGAAAGCCCAGTCTTCTTGACAATGTCAGTAGGGATTCCTCTACCATTATCTTCAACAGAAAGCGAACCATCTTGATGTACAGAGATATTGATCGTGTCGCAATAACCAGCCAAAGCCTCATCTACAGAGTTATTAACAATCTCGTAGACACAATGGTGCAGCGCCTTGTGGTCAGTACCACCAATATACATACCTGGACGCTTACGGACAGCCTCCAGTCCTTCTAGAACTTGAATATTACTAGCACTGTAATTATCCTTCTTTTTAGTTTTTGTAGATTCTGTCGTCTCAGCCATTGTTGCCATATTTTGTTTAAAAGTCCTTGTAGATTGGGGTTTTCTAGTCAATCTCATTCTATCATTGATCTTAAAAGCAAGAACATTAAATAATTTTGCCAGAATTAGTATTGCGCAAATACTAAT
This sequence is a window from Cyanobacteriota bacterium. Protein-coding genes within it:
- a CDS encoding DNA topoisomerase subunit B, with amino-acid sequence MAETTESTKTKKKDNYSASNIQVLEGLEAVRKRPGMYIGGTDHKALHHCVYEIVNNSVDEALAGYCDTINISVHQDGSLSVEDNGRGIPTDIVKKTGLSGVETVFTVLHAGGKFGGEDSSYKVSGGLHGVGASCVNAVSEKMHVEVYKDGNVYFVEFKGSGIPVGAPSAPLKKKGKTGKTDKSGTLVRFWPDKNIFKETNADGELFMPKFNRETLANAFREMAFLNKGLRIIFTDERLDEDNAHRTEEYHSPDGLLSYVRYLNESRTPIHKGIFQCEGENQEVVVELALQYTENFNEHCVAFANNITNPDGGTHMQGFRIALTRLINDYARKSSLVKDKEENLSGDDVREGITAIISVKVRDPQFESQTKVKLLNNEVSSAVQQIMGDHFSDWLDKNPKDARAIVNKAIMSRKAREAAKKARNAVRRQSALEGSSGIPGKLSDCSNTDSELCEVYLVEGDSAGGSAKQGRDRNYQAILPLRGKILNVERATVDKLYDNTEIQSMIQAIGLVPFENDEASGKKGEAAVLKMDAANLDLKKLRYKRVVIMTDADVDGAHIRTLILTFFFRYARQLIENGHVFVAQPPLYKLEHKKKVKYVYSDHQLELALAEFGEKVAIQRFKGLGEMMPQQLWDTTMNPETRTLKQVMIEDGQEASRIFDILMGDVVAPRKAFIEEYSGLAILDI